The Candidatus Obscuribacterales bacterium genome includes the window TCCCTGGAGAAGAACCGGAGGACATCGAGGCCACGGTGGCCATGATGCGATCGCTGAAACGTGCTGCTCCAGGTCTGCGCCTCACCCTAGGCTGCAGTACCTTCGTGCCCAAAGCCCACACGCCTTTTCAGTGGTTTGGCGTCAACCGCCAGGCCGAGAAGCGCCTCAAGTCTCTTCAGAAGCATCTGCGCCCCCAGGGCATGGAATTTCGCCCGGAAAGCTACAACTGGTCTGTGATTCAAGCATTGATCTCCCGAGGCGATCGCCGCATTGCGCCTTTGCTAGAACGGGTGCGTCACTATGGCGATTCCTTGGGCAGCTACCGCCGTGCTTTTAAGGATCTACGCGGTACGTTGCCGGATCTGGACTTTTACGTCCATGACCATTGGCGCACCGACCAAGTGTTGCCCTGGCAGCACATTCAAGGGCCCCTCCCCGTCACTACGCTGGAGAAACATCTAGACAGCGCTACCGCACTCTTTCCCAGCGCAGCCATATCGGAAACTAGGGACGCGATCGCTCCCTAAGAAACCTCCTGCCAAATTTTCTAGGTGTTGACAGCCCCAGAGATTCAACTCATCGACCGGCAACGCCAGAGATCCCAGGTTCAACCACCCTAGTGCTCAAAAATATTGGAATAGTGCATCAAATCTAAATCAGCAAAGGTGGGAATGCAGCGGAAACAATCCTGGGCTAGTTGCCAGCGACCCTCGCGCTGCAGCATCTCTATCAACTTCAGCCGCACATCCACCAAATAGCGCACATCATTAGCGGCGTAGCGCAGTTGCGCCTCCGACAAGGTGCTGACCTTGCCCCAGTCAGAGCTTTGGGCGGTTTTATCCAGCTCCACCTGTTCCAATTCGGCCACCAAGGACTTTAAGCCATGCTGAGACGTGTAGGTGCGGGCTAGCTTGCTGGCAATTTTGGTGCAGAAAATCGGATTCACAGCGATCGCCAACTGATGCTGGAGCGCCGCCACGTCGAAGCGAGCAAAGTGGAAAATTTTGGTGACCGAGGCAGCTTCCATCAGGGTTTTCAGATTGGGAGCCTGCTGCTGACCTTGGGCAATACGCACCACCGATCCCCGCCGCTGGGGATCACAAAGCTGCACTAGACAGAGGCGATCGCGCCATGGCAACAGCCCCATCGTCTCTGTATCCACAGCGATCGCATCCGCCTGCAAGTACTGCTCCAGCAGGGCATCCGATAGATCCTCATCCAAAACCTGAAAGTCTGTAAAATCCACCGTGATGCCCACCATACCTATCCTTCTAGTGCTATATCCGCCGCGACCGCCCTAGGGCGTCGGCAAGTCGTCCACAGGTGAGTTTACCGCATCACCCGACTCTGCGGATGCTCCAGACTCCCCGGCCTCGTCCGCCGCAGTCGCCGCTTCGTCAACACCGCCTGCCGCAATTTGGTTAATTTGGTCTTTGTACTGGGCAGGAGCCATCGCTGCCGCCTGCTCAAACAGCGGTTGAGCTTCATCATTCCGCTCTAGGGTTTGCAGCACGATCGCCTTAGCTAGCACCGGACGGAAATCTAGGGCATCCTTAGCGATCGCCTCGTCGTATACCGTCAAAGCTTCGGTATAGCGATCATTTTCCGCATAAACACGCCCCAGCAAAAGCTGCACCGCCACCACATCCACACTGCCTGCCTGCACCTGATTGGCATTGTCAGCAAGCTGGAGCGTATCTTCTAATAACCCAATCGCCGCTTCTGGACGTTCTTGACCCACCAACAACGCCACCAAACCCTGCAGCGCATTCATATTACCCGGCTGAGACGAGAGTACATCCCGGTAGGCTTGGGCCGCACCTTCGCGATCGCCCACCTGTTCTCTAGCCTGGGCTAGTAAGACCGCGTAGTCAGACTGCTCAGGATTAAGCTCCACGAGGCGTTCTAGGGGAACGATCGCCCCTTCAATGTCGCTCATTTCCAGGCGCACTTCCAGCAACCCCTCTAGGGCCACCACGTTATCCGGCTCCCGGTCGAGCACCAGCTCATAACCATGGGCTTGATCTGCCAATTCTTGCTGCCGCGCATCCGTTGGGTTAGCGCTTGGGGTACCTGGTGAAACCGACTCCTCCCGATCTTGGAAGGCACCAGCAAACGGCAACACCACCATTGACCCCGCAAAGGCTACAACAGCGATCGCCAAGATCAACGTTTTCATCCAACGATTTTGTGATTTCACCACGGACTCTTCCCAAACTCTATCGCCTATTATGGTCTACCCTGCCATCTCTGCCCACCCAATTCCACCAGATGGACAAGGTATCTGAGGTCAATCACGACGGAAACCGCCACCTGGTCCCCGGATTGACGGACAGATCTTTCTCCGATGCCCACAAGGAGAGCAAGCAAGCTGCAGATACTTTCAAAGCCTCGCTACCGACCCAGGAGAAGGGGTTGAGGTGCGGGGCTGCAAGTTTTGTCCGTCAGCCAGCCTTGCCCCTGTTACCGAG containing:
- a CDS encoding ribonuclease H-like domain-containing protein, yielding MVGITVDFTDFQVLDEDLSDALLEQYLQADAIAVDTETMGLLPWRDRLCLVQLCDPQRRGSVVRIAQGQQQAPNLKTLMEAASVTKIFHFARFDVAALQHQLAIAVNPIFCTKIASKLARTYTSQHGLKSLVAELEQVELDKTAQSSDWGKVSTLSEAQLRYAANDVRYLVDVRLKLIEMLQREGRWQLAQDCFRCIPTFADLDLMHYSNIFEH
- a CDS encoding tetratricopeptide repeat protein; this encodes MKTLILAIAVVAFAGSMVVLPFAGAFQDREESVSPGTPSANPTDARQQELADQAHGYELVLDREPDNVVALEGLLEVRLEMSDIEGAIVPLERLVELNPEQSDYAVLLAQAREQVGDREGAAQAYRDVLSSQPGNMNALQGLVALLVGQERPEAAIGLLEDTLQLADNANQVQAGSVDVVAVQLLLGRVYAENDRYTEALTVYDEAIAKDALDFRPVLAKAIVLQTLERNDEAQPLFEQAAAMAPAQYKDQINQIAAGGVDEAATAADEAGESGASAESGDAVNSPVDDLPTP